The genomic segment GCCCGAATCGATCAGATTGCCGATCCAGCGCGGGAACACACTGCGCTCGGCGAACAGGCCCAGCAGCACGCTGACATCACGCATGTCGACGCGACCGCGGCCGGTGACTTCGAAGGGTTCGCGCCAGTCCAGCGTGCCGTTTTCAAGTGCGAGCTTTGCCCACCACGGCGCATCGTCGCCACCGGAGCCGTCGAGCCGCACACCGTCGAGACGCAGCGCCATCGCATCGATCTTGTAACGCCGTCCGACGCGCTGCATGCGCGACAGGCGGCTGTCGAGATCGACGTTGCCCGACAGTTGCGACGGCCCCAGCGCGACGCGCACATCCTGACCGCGCACGCGCATGCGCCCGCCGATCATCTCGCCACCGTTGTCGAGACGGATGTCGCCGCTGGCATGGCCGCTGCCGCCAACCAGACGTGCACTGTCGCCGGGCAGATAGCGGTTGTAGGTGCGCAGGTCCGGCACCTGCGCATCGTCGAAGCGCAGGCGCGCATCGAGACGTTCGTGGAACTCGGCCAGCGCGCCGGTGGAACTCAGATCCAGCCGCAGATCGCGGCCGCGCAGATCGATCCGGTCCGGCGCTGATTCGGGCGCGAGCGTGAAGCGGTCAAGCACGATGCCGATCGTCGTGCGCTGACCGGCCTGGGCGTCGTCGCGCATCCGCATGCGGGCGTGCGCATTGCCGCTGAAACGGTTGTCGAGCACGCGCGCGGTCAGCGCTGCATGGTCGAGATCGATGCGGCTGCCGGGCTGCAGTTGCCCCTCGTGCAGGCGCACGTCGGCGTCGAGATCGGCGCGGCCGTCGAACGCCAGCCAGTCGACGTCGCGCAGGATCACGTCGATCCAGCGCAGCGGCACTGCCGGCCATTGCGTCTCGACCGTGCCGCCCAGCGCGCGCACCGGTCGCAACCAGTCGTCCGGGCCGATACGGCGATCCGCAACACGCAGGTCGGCACGCAGCCACGGCGTGCCCGACGCCGGCGCCGGCACGCGCGCGGCGACGAGGATCGCGTCGGACGATGTGCGCAAGGCCACGCCCAGCGGGTGTCGCAGCGGCGTGCCGTCGGCCGCGCTGGAATACACCGGCGCCGACCAGTCGAGCTGGCTGCCCGGCATCAGCACGCCGCGCTCCAGGGTCAGATCGGCGCGCAGATGACCCACAAAACCGGATGTGCCGATCGGCAGGGCGTCGTCGTTGCGCGCGACCAGATCGATGCCCGGCGCCGGACCATCGACGCGCATGTGCGCATCGAGCAGCACCAGCTTCTCCTCTCCCTGCGCCTGCTCGCGGATGTGCGCGGGAATCGCGATCTCGAACTCGAGCATGCCCTCGCGCAGCACCGTCACGTCGCTGATCTGAAGGGTCGCGTCCGGCATCGTCAGCGTGGACGGACCGACTTCCATCGCGCCGCCCTGCAGCGTCTTTTCGAATTCGAAGCGCGCCTCGCCGTGACCGGTCACACGCGCGTCGTAGAAATCCAGCCGCAGCAGGCTCGGCGTGGTGATCGCGGCGAAGCGGATCGTCCACGGCGACTTGCCGGGACGCACCGTCGTCGGCAGATCGTGCGGCGTGCGCGCGACGTGCACCGACACGTTCTGCGCGCGGATTCTGCCGAATGTGATCTCGCGTCCGAGCAGCGGCAGAATCCGGATGCGCCCGTTGGCGCGCGGGCTGGCGATCGTCCACAGGTTCGTGCGCGCATGGCCGCCCATGACGATGCCACGCGCGTGGATGTGCCCTGGATACAGGCTCATCGCCCAGTCCCAGCGCGCATGGAAACGCTCGGGCTTGCGGTTGATCACGCCGTCGCCGAACGCGCTGTTGAGGAACACGTTGGCTGCGACGAGATACAGCAGATACAGCGCGCACGCGACGATAGCCGCGCGGCGCAGGCCGCTGCGGTGCACGCGCCACCACGGATCGGGAGAGTTCGCCAGCATCGCTGAAGCATGAGCGAGTGGCAGTGACGATTGCCTGCACGCACACCGCTACCGCGCGCACGCTGCGGACGCGATGCGCGTCAGGATCAACGCTGCGAAGGGACGCGCTGAACCGGCCTGCTCAAAACGCGCCAGTCACCCGCGCACGATGCGCGACACGCGCCAGCCGCCGTGGCTGCGGAAGCGTCCGCTGTTGCCGGTCAGCGCGTAGCGCATTCCGACCCACACCGCGATCGGCCATGCGCATTGCCAGGCGCGCGCCTTGCCGATGGCCTTGCGGAAATCGTGCATGCGTCCGTTGCTCACGCGCGCACCCCGTGCATCGCGCCAGTGCGCGTCGTCCCTGTCTGCCACATCGTCCAGTCCCTGTTCCGAAAGAATCCGCGCCGCGATCGTGCCGGTATGCCACCCCGCGCACCCGCCCTGCCATCTCACCATAAGGTGATACACGTCACATTACAGGATCCAGCGATCCGGGCGCCCGGGAATCACGAGAACGTCCAGACGGAAAAAAACCCCGCCTCGCGGCGGGGTTTTTCGTCAACGGTGCAGCGGATGGGGCTGGATCAGAAATCCATGCCGCCCATGCCGCCCATGCCGCCGCCGCCCGGCATCGCCGGCTCTTCCTTCTTCGGCAGCTCGGCGACCATCGCTTCGGTCGTGATCATCAGACCGGCGATCGAGGCCGCGTTCTGCAGGGCCGAACGGGTGACCTTGGTGGGGTCCAGGATGCCGAACGCGATCATGTCGCCGTACTCGCCGGTCGCGGCGTTGTAGCCGTAATTGCCGGTGCCGTCCTTAACCTTGTTGAGCACGACGCTCGGCTCTTCACCGCAGTTGGTGACGATCTCGCGCAGCGGCGCTTCCATCGCGCGCAGGGCGATGATGATGCCGTGGTTCTGGTCTTCGTTCGCGCCCTTGAGCTCGCCGATCGCCTGCAGCGCGCGCACCAGCGCCACGCCACCACCGGGGACCACGCCTTCTTCGACCGCTGCGCGCGTGGCGTGCAGGGCGTCTTCGACGCGGGCCTTCTTTTCCTTCATCTCGATCTCGGTCGATGCGCCGACCTTGATTACCGCAACGCCGCCGGCCAGCTTGGCCACGCGCTCCTGCAGCTTCTCGCGGTCGTAATCGGACGAGGTGTCCTCGATCTGCGCCTTGATCTGCTTGATGCGGGCTTCGATGCCACCGGTTTCGCCGGCGCCGTCGATGATCGTGGTGTTCTCCTTCGAGACCTGGATCTTCTTGGCGCGGCCGAGGTCGGCGATGGTCGCCTTCTCGAGCGTCAGGCCGACTTCCTCGGAGATCACGGTGCCGCCGGTCAGGGTGGCCATGTCTTCGAGCATCGCCTTGCGACGGTCACCGAAGCCCGGTGCCTTGACGGCGCAGACCTTGACGATGCCGCGGATCGTGTTGACGACCAGGGTCGCCAGCGCTTCGCCTTCGACTTCCTCGGCGACGATCAGCAGCGGCTTGCCGGCCTTGGCCACGCCTTCGAGGACGGGCAGCAGGTCACGGACGTTCGAGATCTTCTTGTCGTACAGCAGGATGAAGGGGTCATCCAGCTCGGCCGACATCGACTGCTGGTTGTTGACGAAGTACGGCGACAGGTAGCCGCGGTCGAACTGCATGCCCTCGACGACGTCGAGTTCGTTGTCCAGGCCCGAGCCTTCTTCAACGGTGATCACGCCTTCCTTGCCGACCTTCTTCATCGCGTCGGCGATGATCGTGCCGATCGACTCGTCCGAGTTGGCGGAGATCGTGCCGACCTGCGCGATCGCCTTGTCGTCAGCCGTCGGCTTGGACAGGCTCTTCAGTTCGGCGACGGCAGCCTTGACGGCCTGGTCGATACCGCGCTTGAGGTCCATCGGGTTCATGCCGGCCGCGACGGCCTTCGAACCTTCGCGGATCAGCGCCTGCGCCAGCACGGTCGCAGTGGTGGTGCCGTCACCGGCGTTGTCGGAGGTTTTGGACGCGACTTCCTTCACCATCTGCGCGCCCATGTTCTCGAACTTGTCGGCCAGCTCGATTTCCTTCGCGACGGACACGCCGTCCTTGGTGATCGTCGGCGCGCCGAAGCTCTTCTCGAGCACGACGTTGCGGCCCTTCGGGCCCAGGGTTGCCTTGACGGCATTGGCGAGAATGTTCACACCACGCACCATCTTGGAACGTGCGTCTTCGCCGAAGCGGATTTCCTTCGCAGCCATTGCGGTATTACCTCAGAAATGAAAGGGGATTGAAGGGCGGGCGGTGCCCGCCGGGTCGATCGCGGGATCGCGCGGACGCGGTGCGTCCGCTGCGGATCAGCCGACGATCGCGAGGACGTCGTCTTCCTTGACGATCTTGTATTCGATGCCGTCGGCCTTGTAGGCGCTGCCGGCGTACTGACCGTAGATCACGATGTCGCCGACCTTGATCTTCGGCGCGCGCACGCTGCCGTTGTCCAGGGCCTTGCCTTCGCCGACGGCGACGACTTCACCCTTGGTGGGCTTTTCCTTGGCGTTGTCCGGAATCAGGATGCCGCCGGCGCTCTTCTCTTCGGCCTCGACAGGCTTGACCACGATGCGGTCGTAAAGCGGCTTCAGGTTGCTCATTACAGCCTCGCTAAGTAATTGATTGGAAAGAAATCGGTCGCCAATTCTAGCACTCGCATAGGGCGACTGCCAGAAACCGCGGCGCACGCACCCGGTAGAACCAGGACGGGACCGGAGATGGGCACGGGGAAACGGAATGCAAGGGCGGGCGTGAAAAATTTCCGTCCGCTGGTGCGCGCGCGGTCGCCAGGACGGCAGACACGCGGACACATCGCGACCGCCGACCGACCCGCAGGCCGGCGGCGCTTGAGGTGCAGAGGTGTATAGACGTCGCCGCCTGATCGGACGCAAGCCGGGATCAGGCGAGCGGTGTCAGTCCGCCGTCAGCGGAAGCGCCACGCCGCGAGCAGCATCGTCTCGCCGTCGTTCGGCTGCTTAATGCTGGCGTTGGAGATGTGCCGGGCCAGCAGCGAGAAGCGCTCCCAGCGCCAGCCGACCGTGCTGACGAACTGCGGATTGCCCGACAGCGCACTGGTGCGCCCGGCCTGCACGCCGACACCGAAACCGGCGACGAACCCGTTGTTGCGCTCGTAGCGGGCACCGCCATGGAACACGCCAGCGTCTTCGGACAGATCGAACCGCGTGTTGTCGCGGCCACGCACGTAGACCGCGCCGACATCCCAGCGCAGCACACCGTTTTGCGTGCGGCGCCATTCCGGCAGCCAGGCCACGCTGGCGACGAAGGTGGTTTCGTTTTCGCGGGTCGCGGACGCACCGATGCCGATATCGACAGGGGCGCTCTGGGCGGCGGCGGGAAATGCAGCGCAAGCCAGAACGGCTGCGGCAAGGAAAGAGATGATCGGGCGCATCGAACTCTGTGGGAATCGCCAGGCGATTCGGCTGGTCTGGGGAAGATCAGTAATTATACCGACCGGTTCAGTAATGCGTGCGACATCTTTCTCCCACTGGCGGGATGCTGCGTCCGCACGGCGGCGCGTCAGCGTGGAGGCGGACGCGTGGAGACGCCGTGCAGGGCGCTGGGGGCTCGATCTGCTTCAGTCCCCTGCCAAGACGCCGCCCGCAGGAAACCGACCGCAGGGCGTGCGTGCAATCGAGACCGCCGATGCGGTCACGCCGACACCCTCCGCGGGAGGGGTGGGCGCTGAACCTGCGTTCGGGCATCGGCCGTGACGGCCTGCGATACTGCCGCGATGCGTGCGCCCTCCTCCGATGTCATATCCGGCCGCGATCGCCGGCCCAGCTCCTTCGCCGTGTGGCTGATGGCCTGCATGCTGCTGTTCGCCGGCCTGCCGGCCTGGGCGCAGGGCATCGGTTTCGACGATGTGTTGCCGGTCGATGAAGCGTTGAAGGTCTCGGCCGAGGCGGTGGCGCCGGACCGGATCGAGATCCGCTGGGCCATCGCCGACGGCTATTACCTGTATCGCCATCGCATGGGCGCGCGGGTCGAACGCGGCTTCAAGACCAATCCGCTGCAGTTGCCGTCCGGCCGCAAGCACACCGACGAATTCTTCGGCGAAGTCGAGACCTATCGCGGCCGGGTCACCGGCGTGCTGACCGGCGCGGCGGCCGACGGCGTCGACACGATGCAGGTCGAAGTGAAATACCAGGGCTGCGCGGATGCGGGCATCTGCTATCCGCCGCAGACGCGCATGCTGCAGGTCGCGTTGCCGCGTGGCGCTGCGGGTGCTGCGCACGCGCCAGCCGCGAGCGATTCGGGCTTCGCCGCCTTCGGCCAGGCGCTCGGCGGCAACGGCGCCGGCCGCGCTCCTACGCTCACCGGTGCGAACGATGCGCTGCCACCAGAGCGCGCGTTCGCGTTCGAGGCCATCGCGGGCGACGGCGACACCATCCTGCTGCGCTTCACCCCGGCCAAGGGCTATTACCTCTATCGCGACCGCAACCGCTTCGAGGTCCGCGGCGCCGAGGGCATCCGCGCCGGCGCACCGCGCTGGCCGGCCGGACAGGCGCATCACGACGCGCACTTCGGCGACGTCACCGTCTATTTCGACCAGGTCGACGTGCCGCTGCCGCTGGTGCGCACGACGGCCGAGGCCGCACAGGTCGAGGTCGTTGCGACATTCCAGGGCTGCCAGGACGAGGGCATCTGCTATCCGCCGATGACCCGCACCGTGCGCGTCGCTTTGCCGGCGGGCCGTGCTCAGACGGTGGCCGAAGCCGCGGCTGCGTTGGCGGGCGCCGCATCGACTGGCGACGCCGTTACGACGGACGCGACTGCCGATACGGACGACACCTCAACGCTCGAAAGCCCGTCGCCTGTCGCGACCGGCGACACCGACGCGTCGAGCGGACCGACTCCCGATGCCGACACCCCCGACGCCAGCGCCGACAACGCATCGCGCACGCGCCCGCCTGGCGCCGACTCGATCGGCCTGTTCGCCGCCCTCGGCCTGGCGCTGCTCGGCGGCGTGCTGTTGAACCTGATGCCCTGCGTGCTGCCGATCCTGTCGCTGAAGGTGCTGGGCATTGCGAAGAGTGGCGGCAGCCGCGCGGCCGCACGCTCGCATGCGCTCTGGTACACGGCCGGCGTGCTGGTCGCGTTCGCGCTGGTCGGCCTGCTCGCGATCGCCCTGCGCGCCGCGGGCCAGGCAATGGGCTGGGGCTTCCAGTTGCAGCAACCGTGGTTCGTCGCGGCGCTCGCCTATCTGATGTTCGCGGTCGGTCTGAGCCTGTCGGGCGTCTTCAGCCTCGGCGGGCGCATCGGCAACGTCGGCCACGCGCTGGCGGGACGCACCGGCCCGGTCGGCGACTTCTTCACCGGCGTGCTGGCCTGCGTGGTCGCCAGCCCCTGCATCGCGCCCTTCATGGGCGGCGCGCTCGCCTACGCGTTCACCGCGTCGACGCCGATGGCGCTGGCGGTGTTCCTGATGCTGGGCCTGGGACTCGCCCTGCCGTTCCTGCTGATCGGTCTGGTGCCCGCGTTGGCCGATCGCCTGCCGAAGCCCGGCGCGTGGATGGAAACGCTGAAGCAGGTGCTGGCATTCCCGATGTATCTGACCGCGCTGTGGCTGGCGTGGGTGCTCGGCAAGCAGCGCGGCGTCGATGCGATGGCGCTGCTGGTCGGCGGCATGACCGTGCTCGCGCTGGCGCTGTGGTGGTTCGAACGTCGCCGCTGGACCGGCCATGTGCTGCATCGCGGACTCGCGTTGGCGCTCGCACTGGTAGCCTTGCTGCCGGTGATCGCTGTCGGACGGCTCACGACGCCGGCGACGGCGAACACCGCTGCCAGCGAAAGCGGCACGCACGTCGCCTACTCCGCGCAGCGCCTGGCCGCCTTGCGCGCCGCCGGCACGCCGGTGTTCGTCAACATGACCGCCGACTGGTGCGTGACCTGCAAGGCCAACGAGCGCCGGGTGCTGTCAGGCGCCACGTTCAAGACCGCGATGGCCGATGCCGGCGCGACCTACATGGTCGGCGACTGGACCAACGTGGATCCGGAAATCGGCGCCTTCCTCGAGGCGCATGGCGCGGTTGGCGTACCTCTGTATGTGGTGTATCCGGCTGGCGGCGGTGATGGTGTGGTGCTGCCTGCGCTGCTCAGCGACGCGATCATCGTCGACGCGCTCGGGCGCACGGGTCCGGCGCAATGAAGGTCGGCCCGCTGACGGTCGTCGCGATCGCGGTCGTCGCCGGCGGTCTCGGTGTGCTCGCCAGCCTGTTCGTCGGCGGTCCGGGACCGCTGCTCGGGACCGAGGCCGGGCAACGTCTGTATGCCGACACGCTCAGCGCCACCGCGCCTGCGCCGCCCGAAGGCGTGACCGTCGCGCGCCGCGGCGATGTCATCGCGCCGTTCGACATCGCCGGCCTCGACGGACCGACGCTGCAGATGCCGAACGCTTATGCGGGTCGTCCGGTGCTGGTGAACCTGTGGGCCAGCTGGTGCGGGCCCTGCATCGAGGAAATGCCCGAGCTGGACCGCTTCGCCCGCGAACAGGGCGGCACCGGCGTGCAGGTATTGGGCATTGCACTCGACGACGCCGAGGCCGTGCGGGCATTCCTCGAGCGGATTCCGGTGAACTACGCCATCGCCCTGAATGCGCCCGGACCGGCCGACGCCGGCGTGCGCCTGGGCAATCCGCGCGGCGTACTGCCGTACACCGTGCTGCTGTCGCCGGACGGGCGGATGCTCAAGCAACGGATCGGTCCCTTTGCCCATGGCGAGATCGACGACTGGGTCGCGCCCTGACCGCAGAAATTCAAACGGACGTTTAAAATCGTCAAACGTCTGCGAACTGGACACCATCGGGGACATCCCGCAGACTTCGCGCACCCGCCGCACCCCGTCCCCGATGGCCTCGATCCTCGTCCTGCACGGTCCCAACCTCAACCTGCTCGGCACCCGCGAGCCGGAGGTCTATGGGCACGCGACGCTGGCCGACATCGACGCCGCGCTGCAGACGACCGCGCAGGCCGCCGGCCATACGCTGCAGAGCCTGCAATCGAACGCCGAGCACGTGCTGGTCGACCGCGTACAGGCCGCCCGCAGCGACGGCACCGCGCTGATCCTGCTCAACCCGGCCGCGTTCACCCACACCTCGGTGGCCCTGCGCGACGCACTGGCCGCGGTCGCCCTGCCGTTCTACGAGATCCACCTGTCGAACCCGCACCGCCGCGAGCCGTTCCGGCACACCAGTTACTTCAGTGACCTCGCCATCGGCGTGGTCTGCGGCTTCGGCGCCGACAGCTACCGCTACGCGCTCGACGCCGCGATCGCCCGGCTGCGCGCCGGCTGACACCCGACCCGAATCCATCCCGTTCCGTATTCGCGCGGTTGCGCGACCCACGCAAAGAGAGAGGCCCGCATGGACCTGAGAAAGATCAAGAAGCTCATCGACCTGCTCGAAGAGTCCAACCTGACCGAGATCGAGATCAAGGAAGGCGAAGAGTCCGTGCGCCTGTCGCGCAACGCGGCTGCCGCGCCGGTGATGTATGCCCCCGCGCCGGCCGCTGCCGCGCCGCGCGCCGCCGAGCCG from the Luteimonas fraxinea genome contains:
- the groL gene encoding chaperonin GroEL (60 kDa chaperone family; promotes refolding of misfolded polypeptides especially under stressful conditions; forms two stacked rings of heptamers to form a barrel-shaped 14mer; ends can be capped by GroES; misfolded proteins enter the barrel where they are refolded when GroES binds), which encodes MAAKEIRFGEDARSKMVRGVNILANAVKATLGPKGRNVVLEKSFGAPTITKDGVSVAKEIELADKFENMGAQMVKEVASKTSDNAGDGTTTATVLAQALIREGSKAVAAGMNPMDLKRGIDQAVKAAVAELKSLSKPTADDKAIAQVGTISANSDESIGTIIADAMKKVGKEGVITVEEGSGLDNELDVVEGMQFDRGYLSPYFVNNQQSMSAELDDPFILLYDKKISNVRDLLPVLEGVAKAGKPLLIVAEEVEGEALATLVVNTIRGIVKVCAVKAPGFGDRRKAMLEDMATLTGGTVISEEVGLTLEKATIADLGRAKKIQVSKENTTIIDGAGETGGIEARIKQIKAQIEDTSSDYDREKLQERVAKLAGGVAVIKVGASTEIEMKEKKARVEDALHATRAAVEEGVVPGGGVALVRALQAIGELKGANEDQNHGIIIALRAMEAPLREIVTNCGEEPSVVLNKVKDGTGNYGYNAATGEYGDMIAFGILDPTKVTRSALQNAASIAGLMITTEAMVAELPKKEEPAMPGGGGMGGMGGMDF
- a CDS encoding co-chaperone GroES, which encodes MSNLKPLYDRIVVKPVEAEEKSAGGILIPDNAKEKPTKGEVVAVGEGKALDNGSVRAPKIKVGDIVIYGQYAGSAYKADGIEYKIVKEDDVLAIVG
- a CDS encoding acyloxyacyl hydrolase, producing MRPIISFLAAAVLACAAFPAAAQSAPVDIGIGASATRENETTFVASVAWLPEWRRTQNGVLRWDVGAVYVRGRDNTRFDLSEDAGVFHGGARYERNNGFVAGFGVGVQAGRTSALSGNPQFVSTVGWRWERFSLLARHISNASIKQPNDGETMLLAAWRFR
- a CDS encoding protein-disulfide reductase DsbD family protein, with amino-acid sequence MRAPSSDVISGRDRRPSSFAVWLMACMLLFAGLPAWAQGIGFDDVLPVDEALKVSAEAVAPDRIEIRWAIADGYYLYRHRMGARVERGFKTNPLQLPSGRKHTDEFFGEVETYRGRVTGVLTGAAADGVDTMQVEVKYQGCADAGICYPPQTRMLQVALPRGAAGAAHAPAASDSGFAAFGQALGGNGAGRAPTLTGANDALPPERAFAFEAIAGDGDTILLRFTPAKGYYLYRDRNRFEVRGAEGIRAGAPRWPAGQAHHDAHFGDVTVYFDQVDVPLPLVRTTAEAAQVEVVATFQGCQDEGICYPPMTRTVRVALPAGRAQTVAEAAAALAGAASTGDAVTTDATADTDDTSTLESPSPVATGDTDASSGPTPDADTPDASADNASRTRPPGADSIGLFAALGLALLGGVLLNLMPCVLPILSLKVLGIAKSGGSRAAARSHALWYTAGVLVAFALVGLLAIALRAAGQAMGWGFQLQQPWFVAALAYLMFAVGLSLSGVFSLGGRIGNVGHALAGRTGPVGDFFTGVLACVVASPCIAPFMGGALAYAFTASTPMALAVFLMLGLGLALPFLLIGLVPALADRLPKPGAWMETLKQVLAFPMYLTALWLAWVLGKQRGVDAMALLVGGMTVLALALWWFERRRWTGHVLHRGLALALALVALLPVIAVGRLTTPATANTAASESGTHVAYSAQRLAALRAAGTPVFVNMTADWCVTCKANERRVLSGATFKTAMADAGATYMVGDWTNVDPEIGAFLEAHGAVGVPLYVVYPAGGGDGVVLPALLSDAIIVDALGRTGPAQ
- a CDS encoding TlpA family protein disulfide reductase; amino-acid sequence: MKVGPLTVVAIAVVAGGLGVLASLFVGGPGPLLGTEAGQRLYADTLSATAPAPPEGVTVARRGDVIAPFDIAGLDGPTLQMPNAYAGRPVLVNLWASWCGPCIEEMPELDRFAREQGGTGVQVLGIALDDAEAVRAFLERIPVNYAIALNAPGPADAGVRLGNPRGVLPYTVLLSPDGRMLKQRIGPFAHGEIDDWVAP
- the aroQ gene encoding type II 3-dehydroquinate dehydratase, yielding MASILVLHGPNLNLLGTREPEVYGHATLADIDAALQTTAQAAGHTLQSLQSNAEHVLVDRVQAARSDGTALILLNPAAFTHTSVALRDALAAVALPFYEIHLSNPHRREPFRHTSYFSDLAIGVVCGFGADSYRYALDAAIARLRAG